A genomic stretch from Octopus bimaculoides isolate UCB-OBI-ISO-001 chromosome 29, ASM119413v2, whole genome shotgun sequence includes:
- the LOC106878256 gene encoding adhesion G-protein coupled receptor G2: protein MSSSGLPAVIVAITLGINHTNNYIKIADVCWLSKTPFYAAFLAPVGVILTFNLTIMFLAICRRSSVKSENESEHETKKMRVFGIFSLTLLFVLSWVVAFIAVEEEAEVFHIIFIIFNILLGMFIFIFYCIYKKDATDVIFPYVSEQQKWIKKNTYEK, encoded by the exons ATGTCGTCGTCAGGTCTTCCAGCTGTCATTGTCGCAATTACTTTGGGAATTAACCacacaaacaattacatcaaaattgcAGACGT CTGTTGGTTATCCAAGACACCTTTCTATGCTGCTTTCCTGGCTCCCGTGGGGGTCATTCTCACCTTTAACCTTACCATCATGTTTCTCGCTATCTGTCGACGTAGCTCAGTGAAAAGTGAAAATGAGTCTGAAcacgaaacaaagaaaatgcgTGTTTTTGGCATCTTTAGTTTGACTCTCTTGTTCGTGTTATCTTGGGTTGTAGCATTCATCGCTGTTGAAGAAGAAGCTGAAGTGTTTCACATaatcttcattatcttcaataTCCTTCTCGGAATGTTTATCTTCATATTCTACTGTATATACAAGAAAGATGCCACAGATGTCATTTTCCCGTATGTAAGTGAACAACAGAAATGGATCAAAAAGAATacttatgaaaaataa
- the LOC128251238 gene encoding adhesion G-protein coupled receptor G6-like encodes MSSLLQVIQNYSSKANTKINSHIIAAIIPNIQITNLEQPVTLSFHLIDQNANNPQCVYWDESPGQSPHWSTKGCSVSNYVPGEKALCSCDHLTSFALLMDVNQEISHLLYITSYIGCGISLACLIFTVIFYLCSKNLRKLMFSKVLVSLCISLAIANLIFLVGMHPYAFKITAACKVSENTF; translated from the exons ATGTCATCTCTTTTACAGGTAATACAAAACTACAGTTCCAAAGCCAATACTAAAATTAACAGCCATATTATTGCTGCAATTATTCCTAACATTCAAATAACCAACCTGGAGCAACCAGTTACCCTATCATTCCATTTAATAGACCAG aatgctAACAACCCACAATGTGTTTATTGGGATGAATCTCCTGGACAGAGTCCCCATTGGTCAACCAAAGGCTGTAGTGTATCTAACTATGTACCCGGAGAGAAAGCACTTTGTTCTTGTGACCATCTTACAAGTTTTGCCCTATTAATG GATGTCAACCAGGAAATTAGTCACCTCTTATATATAACCTCTTACATTGGCTGCGGAATATCATTAGCCTGTCTCATATTCACagtaatattttatctttgttcCAA AAATCTAAGGAAATTAATGTTTTCAAAGGTTTTAGTAAGCTTGTGCATTTCTTTGGCTATCGCTAATTTAATCTTCCTTGTTGGGATGCACCCATATGCCTTTAAAATAACAGCTGCTTGTAAGGTAAGTGAAAACACATTTTAA